The Amphiura filiformis chromosome 12, Afil_fr2py, whole genome shotgun sequence genome includes a region encoding these proteins:
- the LOC140166402 gene encoding LOW QUALITY PROTEIN: protein-glutamine gamma-glutamyltransferase K-like (The sequence of the model RefSeq protein was modified relative to this genomic sequence to represent the inferred CDS: inserted 1 base in 1 codon), giving the protein MGSAASGPNGGGGDEAAPGGGTGGGHKESRAEPIGSSSSTSSGKRSLVYGYGGRRVDFAAFLHRETNTTKDNNKNTTSPSQPAKEETCKLPKITSVDVTTNLWRNRDEHHTYEYDSQELILRRGQPFLFSFTLERPYDGEKDEIALEFSTGKKPSLTKGTRIIFTITQEMEEGKWCATIDKIEGNQVVLKAQTSHNCPVGRYSMSVIIKSKESKEKQTLNCDKSIYMLFNPWLEKDTVYMEKEDEREEFVLEDTGYLWYGSYKQIGKRRWNFGQFEDSAFEAAIYLLQDHNEALSDADRGNPILVSRSMSAAINVQDDGGVLVGRWDGEYGDGTRPTAWNGSVAILEQYMKDKDPVHYGQCWVFSGVLTTILRSLGIPARSVTNYASAHDTDSSMTIDKHFDERGSQLSXMDSDSVWNFHVWNDCWMARPDLPPGYGGWQAVDATPQETSEGIFQAGPASLNAIRQGHVYLPYDTRFIFAEINGDMVYWEASDGDYNLDKLRCESSSVGRGLYTKSVRQNTGEDIKTQYKHAEGSKEERLAVECAVQHGTKPDIYRPDGPIFDDVMFEIDTEDRVYVGSDFNVKIKLTNQSREERNVTLSVIVQVCFYTGVLAQKVKIEKKEVTLKENSTVESIVHVTVEEYVDKLVDQSAMKIFFMGKVKETKQVMASQDDFRLRTPDVDLTVSETKVTIGQEFTAKMALKNPLPRTLTNCSFSVEGAGVQRARTIYLNDVPPNGEVKEEVTLKARKPGKRTLVVDFDSDQLSQVHSDIHFEVSKG; this is encoded by the exons ATGGGAAGTGCGGCCAGCGGACCAAACGGAGGAGGAGGTGATGAAGCAGCACCAGGAGGAGGAACAGGAGGAGGACACAAAGAGTCACGTGCAGAGCCGATAGGAAGTTCGTCATCGACATCATCGGGAAAACGCAGCCTTGTATATGGTTATGGTGGACGTAGGGTTGACTTCGCGGCATTTCTTCACAGAGAAACAAACACAACCAAGGATAACAATAAAAATACCACGTCACCATCCCAGCCAGCTAAAGAGGAAACTTGTAAACTACCCAAG ATAACCTCAGTAGATGTCACAACCAATCTTTGGAGAAATCGTGATGAGCATCACACGTATGAATACGATTCACAAGAACTCATCTTA cgaaGAGGACAACCATTCTTGTTTTCGTTTACATTGGAGCGTCCATACGATGGAGAAAAAGATGAGATTGCTCTTGAATTTAGCACAG GAAAGAAACCATCACTTACAAAAGGAACTCGAATTATATTTACCATTACACAAGAAATGGAAGAAGGAAAGTGGTGTGCAACCATCGATAAAATCGAAGGAAATCAGGTCGTCCTGAAAGCGCAAACCTCACATAATTGTCCGGTTGGTCGCTACAGTATGTCTGTCATCATCAAATCAAAGGAATCGAAAGAAAAACAAACCCTCAATTGCGACAAGTCAATATACATGTTATTCAATCCATGGTTAGAAAAAGATACAGTATACATGGAGAAAGAAGACGAGAGAGAAGAGTTTGTCTTAGAGGACACTGGATACCTTTGGTACGGTAGCTATAAGCAGATAGGGAAACGACGATGGAATTTTGGACAGTTTGAAGATTCCGCGTTTGAGGCAGCAATATATCTGCTTCAAGATCATAACGAAGCTCTTTCAGATGCAGATCGCGGTAATCCAATCTTAGTGTCACGGTCAATGTCTGCTGCTATCAATGTCCAAGATGACGGTGGTGTTCTGGTTGGTAGATGGGATGGCGAGTATGGTGATGGAACAAGACCGACAGCTTGGAACGGTAGCgttgccattcttgagcagtacATGAAGGATAAAGACCCCGTTCATTACGGCCAATGTTGGGTATTTTCGGGTGTGCTTACAACCATCTTAAGAAGCCTTGGAATACCGGCAAGAAGTGTGACCAACTATGCCTCAGCTCATGATACAGACTCGAGTATGACAATAGACAAGCACTTTGACGAAAGAGGGAGTCAATTGA GGATGGATAGTGATTCAGTATGGAATTTCCACGTGTGGAATGACTGCTGGATGGCAAGACCGGATTTGCCTCCTGGATACGGTGGATGGCAAGCCGTTGATGCCACGCCACAGGAAACTAGTGAAG GTATTTTCCAAGCGGGACCTGCTTCTCTTAACGCCATCAGACAAGGGCATGTGTACCTACCCTACGATACTCGTTTCATCTTTGCTGAGATTAATGGCGATATGGTTTACTGGGAAGCCTCCGATGGTGACTATAACCTGGATAAACTTCGCTGTGAGTCGTCTTCTGTTGGACGAGGTCTTTATACGAAATCTGTTCGACAGAATACAGGGGAAGACATCAAAACACAATATAAGCACGCAGAAG GTTCTAAAGAGGAACGTTTGGCCGTTGAGTGCGCTGTACAACACGGTACCAAACCAGATATCTATCGCCCTGATGGTCCCATATTTGACGATGTGATGTTTGAAATCGATACCGAAGATAGAGTCTACGTAGGGAGCGATTTTAATGTCAAAATCAAACTGACCAATCAGAGTAGGGAGGAAAGGAACGTTACGTTGTCTGTTATTGTGCAAGTCTGTTTTTATACTG GTGTTCTTGCTCAGAAAGTCAAGATCGAGAAAAAAGAAGTAACCCTTAAAGAAAACAGCACAGTAGAGAGCATTGTTCACGTCACAGTGGAGGAATATGTGGATAAACTGGTCGACCAATCCGCCATGAAGATATTCTTTATGGGCAAAGTCAAG GAAACTAAACAAGTTATGGCTAGCCAAGACGATTTCCGACTCCGTACTCCAGACGTTGATCTCACTGTATCAGAAACCAAGGTTACTATCGGTCAGGAATTCACTGCTAAAATGGCGCTGAAAAATCCACTCCCACGGACACTCACAAATTGCTCATTCAGCGTGGAAGGCGCTGGAGTTCAACGTGCGCGGACCATTTATCTCAA TGATGTTCCACCTAATGGTGAAGTGAAGGAAGAGGTGACCCTCAAGGCACGGAAACCAGGAAAGAGAACACTGGTGGTGGATTTCGATTCAGATCAACTCTCACAAGTCCATAGCGATATCCACTTTGAAGTTAGCAAAGGATAG
- the LOC140166404 gene encoding uncharacterized protein, whose translation MAKCVILLVLVAVYVDAHGRFWDPPGRGTEWRQGYDVPEEQKDYNDMETYCGGKGVQWGSNGGKCGVCGDNWADAEPREHEDGGRYDTEIISRTYFAGQVVELVPEVTANHYGWIEFRLCARDSRDTKLTHACLDEHLLKNIKSETRFNIGSQKGKIKFQIQLPAGVTCKHCVIQWKYNTGNDWGTCPNGTSMNGCSDTPEQFYACANVEIL comes from the exons ATGGCGAAGTGTGTGATATTGTTAGTGTTGGTTGCGGTGTATGTGGATGCCCACGGTCGTTTCTGGGATCCACCAGGTAGAGGCACTGAATGGAGACAAGGATACGATGTCCCAGAGGAGCAGAAAGACTACAATGATATGGAGACTTATTGCGGAGGAAAGGGG GTTCAATGGGGTTCAAACGGTGGTAAATGCGGTGTATGTGGTGACAACTGGGCCGATGCTGAACCTCGTGAACATGAAGATGGTGGCAGATATGATACTGAAATTATCTCACGGACTTACTTCGCTGGTCAGGTGGTTGAATTAGTG CCCGAAGTTACAGCCAACCACTACGGTTGGATTGAATTCCGTCTCTGCGCCAGAGACAGCCGTGACACTAAACTGACTCACGCATGTTTAGATGAACATCTCTTAAAGAACATCAAGTCAGAGACCCGGTTTAATATTGGCTCTCAAAAAGGAAAGATTAAATTCCAGATCCAGCTACCAGCTGGTGTCACGTGTAAACATTGCGTCATCCAATGGAAGTATAACACAG GTAACGACTGGGGAACCTGTCCAAATGGTACCAGTATGAACGGATGCTCTGACACACCAGAGCAGTTCTATGCATGCGCCAACGTTGAAATTTTGTAA